The DNA sequence CTATAACATATGATCCCTCCGGGATCAGGGAGTGGGTGAGTTTAGCCTGTTTATAGACATATCATCCTTCCAGGATGAACTCATTTTTACAACAATATATTTGAATGTAATTAGGGTTTCTAATACGCTTGCTTTCTGGAGTGCATAAAATGCAATACTGTACAATAAGAATGATGCCGGAGGTATCCAATGTTTATAAAAAGGAGGGTTAAACTTTCATAGACCCCAGAGGGGTCTTACTTTATTTATGAAAAGAGTTAACTTCACAATAAAGCATGACAATAGTCATACATAGACAGCTAAGGGTGGTTGGATGAGTATAAACATGTTGGGACAATTTGAACAATGAAACTGAAGAGAATCACAAAACGAGTTTTAATCTTTTTAATCTTTTTCGGTTTCCTTTTGGTTTCAGGTGTAGTAATCATCTTGGAAACTGGAGGAAAAAAATACTTGCAAACAGATACTAAGAAGGAATTAGTTGCCTCAATTAAACAAAGTAAAGAACTTCCTGAGAACTTTCTGCAAGCCTACTGTAAACTTTATCCAGGTTCTCTGAAAAGTAATTACTGGGGATATGTCACAGAACATTTGATTAATAAGAACTCAGACAGACGATGTCCTTGCAGAAAGGTAGCATTATTTACATCAAGTGAAAATATTAATTACTCTCGAGGTTTTTACAAATTAGCTCCAACGATGATTGGACTAGAATTAGAAGACTATGTTTCACAAGAACAATGTCTGAACTACATTAGTAGCAAATATAATTTTTTGCGTGATGTCAATGGAGTTTGGGATGCTTCCTGGGCTTACTTCAATAAAGATTTACAAGATTTGAATAATGAGGAGTTGGCAGGACTTCTATCTATTATTGAAAATCCTGTTCTCTATGATATGAAGCGTCATCCAGACCTGTTTGATAAAAAAAGAAAAGAGATAATAAAAAAAATTGTACACAGCACAAAATAAAGCTAATACAGTCATTTCCTCTTTCGTTTCTG is a window from the Chitinophagales bacterium genome containing:
- a CDS encoding transglycosylase domain-containing protein; translated protein: MKLKRITKRVLIFLIFFGFLLVSGVVIILETGGKKYLQTDTKKELVASIKQSKELPENFLQAYCKLYPGSLKSNYWGYVTEHLINKNSDRRCPCRKVALFTSSENINYSRGFYKLAPTMIGLELEDYVSQEQCLNYISSKYNFLRDVNGVWDASWAYFNKDLQDLNNEELAGLLSIIENPVLYDMKRHPDLFDKKRKEIIKKIVHSTK